The Mauremys reevesii isolate NIE-2019 linkage group 1, ASM1616193v1, whole genome shotgun sequence genome has a segment encoding these proteins:
- the LOC120377384 gene encoding tetraspanin-7-like — MALLKLSLMAFSFVFWAAGLTMLTLGIWAKISLGSYLVLSANQYPNTPFILLATGAAVLLWGFLGCFSAATEHRCLLRTYAAFQLAVLAAGLAAGLSALFYRRDIAEGFRAGLREAVRAYGEDEQKADALDSLQRALDCCGAESYRDWLASPWSLAQPARNGSVPGSCCRARRGCQHSPLPPAARGIHRDGCFAKVSGFVSDNLFYIATAALGLALLQGVGIVLACLLAARLRPAPR; from the coding sequence ATGGCCCTGCTCAAGCTCTCCCTCATGGCCTTCAGCTTCGTgttctgggcggcggggctgacCATGCTCACCCTGGGCATCTGGGCCAAGATCTCGCTGGGCAGCTACCTGGTGCTGTCCGCCAACCAGTACCCCAACACCCCCTTCATCCTGCTGGCCACGGGCGCCGCCGTCCTGCTCTGgggcttcctgggctgcttcagCGCCGCCACCGAGCACCGCTGCCTGCTGCGCACCTACGCCGCCTTCCAGCTAGCGGTGCTGGCGGCCGGGCTGGCGGCGGGGCTCTCGGCCTTGTTCTACCGCAGGGACATCGCCGAGGGCTTCCGGGCTGGGCTGCGGGAGGCGGTGCGCGCCTACGGCGAGGACGAGCAGAAGGCGGACGCCCTGGACTCCCTGCAGCGCGCCCTGGACTGCTGCGGGGCCGAGAGCTACCGCGACTGGCTCGCCTCGCCCTGGTCCCTGGCGCAGCCGGCGCGCAACGGCTCGGTGCCGGGCAGCTGCTGCCGGGCGCGCCGGGGCTGCCAACACAGCCCGCTGCCGCCCGCAGCCCGCGGCATCCACCGCGACGGCTGCTTCGCCAAGGTCTCCGGCTTCGTCAGCGACAACCTCTTCTACATCGCCACGGCCGCgctggggctggcgctgctgcagGGCGTCGGCATCGTGCTGGCCTGTCTGCTGGCCGCCCGCCTGCGCCCCGCGCCGCGCTGA